A window of Lacibacter sediminis contains these coding sequences:
- a CDS encoding sterol desaturase family protein, which translates to MWNDILNHFQTLEHRPLERMAILVGGLLLFWIIEGAIPLFPLRYKKTKLRHAGVNFVFTVIHLIIHTFLAVLIIKLSDWCAATEFGLVYWTNANILVTIFIGVLALDFSSWLVHFVMHKVPLLWRFHLIHHSDTNVDVTTGLRHHPGDSLLRGIFFLLLIFISGAPMYSVMIYQTLVVLATAFTHANISLPVKLDKALSYILISPNMHKVHHHWKQPYTDSNYGAVFSIWDRLLGTFSSLDIKQVRYGLDRYYPEDKDENVMELMKKPFGKLEK; encoded by the coding sequence ATGTGGAACGACATCCTGAACCACTTTCAAACACTTGAACATCGTCCGCTCGAACGGATGGCTATCCTTGTTGGTGGTCTCTTGCTTTTCTGGATCATTGAAGGTGCCATTCCTTTGTTTCCGCTCCGTTACAAGAAAACAAAACTGCGCCATGCAGGTGTAAATTTTGTGTTCACCGTTATCCATCTCATCATTCATACGTTCCTGGCCGTACTCATCATTAAACTATCTGACTGGTGTGCCGCAACCGAATTTGGTCTGGTGTACTGGACAAACGCCAACATACTGGTAACCATTTTTATTGGTGTACTGGCGCTCGATTTCAGCAGTTGGCTGGTGCACTTTGTGATGCACAAAGTGCCTTTGCTCTGGCGCTTTCATCTTATTCACCACAGCGATACCAATGTGGATGTAACAACCGGGCTCCGTCATCATCCCGGCGACAGTTTGTTGAGAGGTATCTTTTTTCTCCTGCTCATCTTTATTTCAGGGGCACCCATGTACAGCGTCATGATCTATCAAACGCTGGTAGTGCTGGCCACTGCATTCACACACGCCAACATCAGTCTGCCGGTAAAACTTGATAAAGCGCTGAGTTATATTCTTATTTCACCCAATATGCACAAAGTGCATCATCACTGGAAACAACCTTATACTGATAGTAATTACGGGGCCGTGTTCTCCATTTGGGACCGTCTTTTAGGCACATTCTCAAGTTTGGATATTAAACAGGTGCGTTACGGTCTCGATCGGTATTATCCGGAAGATAAAGACGAAAATGTAATGGAGCTGATGAAAAAGCCGTTTGGCAAACTGGAAAAATAA
- a CDS encoding putative signal transducing protein, translating into MSFTILNTYDNYIDANLHLMQLQEEGINCWLKDENTVTIDPLLTNAIGGIKLMVHESQKERAKDILRTIQNKAKENRACPYCGSLNVEYIFSNRKASNWFSAIFTYLLGGYAIAGEKRYHCFDCEKEFEEVKEVVSPTKEGSVEQ; encoded by the coding sequence ATGCCAACCTTCATCTCATGCAGCTACAGGAAGAAGGCATCAACTGCTGGCTCAAAGATGAAAATACAGTTACAATTGATCCGCTCTTGACCAATGCGATTGGCGGCATCAAGCTGATGGTACACGAATCGCAAAAGGAAAGAGCAAAAGATATTTTACGAACTATACAGAACAAGGCAAAAGAAAACCGGGCTTGCCCATATTGCGGCTCATTGAATGTGGAATATATTTTCAGCAACCGAAAAGCTTCCAACTGGTTCAGTGCCATCTTTACTTATCTGCTCGGCGGCTATGCAATTGCAGGTGAAAAACGATATCACTGTTTCGATTGCGAAAAAGAGTTTGAAGAAGTGAAAGAAGTTGTCAGCCCGACGAAGGAGGGATCTGTTGAGCAATAA